One window from the genome of [Limnothrix rosea] IAM M-220 encodes:
- a CDS encoding NAD(P)H-quinone oxidoreductase subunit H, whose amino-acid sequence MSKIETRTEPMVINMGPHHPSMHGVLRLIVTLDGEDVVDCEPVIGYLHRGMEKIAENRTNVMYVPYVSRWDYAAGMFNEAITVNAPEKLADIDVPKRAQYIRVVMLELNRIANHLLWLGPFLADVGAQTPFFYIFREREMIYDLWEAASGMRLINNNYFRIGGVAVDLPYGWNDKCLDFCDYFDPKVDEYEKLITNNPIFRRRIEGVGTITRDEAINWGLSGPMLRGSGVKWDLRKVDHYECYDDFDWDVQWETAGDCFARYLVRIREMRESVKIIRQALKGMPGGPFENLEAKRMLEGKKSEWNGFDYQYIAKKVAPTFKIPEGEHYVRLESGKGEVGIFIQGSNNVFPWRWKIRSADFNNLQILPHLLKGVKLADIMAILGSIDVIMGSVDR is encoded by the coding sequence ATGTCAAAGATTGAAACTAGAACCGAACCCATGGTGATCAACATGGGGCCTCACCACCCCTCCATGCACGGCGTACTACGCCTGATTGTCACCCTTGACGGAGAAGACGTGGTTGACTGTGAACCCGTCATTGGCTATCTACACCGTGGAATGGAAAAGATCGCCGAAAATCGAACAAATGTTATGTATGTACCCTACGTGAGTCGTTGGGATTATGCTGCTGGCATGTTTAACGAAGCCATTACCGTTAATGCTCCTGAGAAGCTCGCTGATATTGATGTGCCAAAACGCGCTCAGTACATCCGCGTTGTGATGCTGGAGCTGAACCGCATTGCGAACCACCTCCTCTGGCTTGGTCCGTTTCTGGCAGATGTTGGTGCTCAAACTCCCTTCTTCTACATTTTCCGTGAGCGGGAGATGATCTATGACCTATGGGAAGCTGCATCCGGTATGCGTTTAATCAACAACAACTACTTCCGTATTGGTGGTGTCGCTGTTGATTTGCCCTACGGTTGGAACGACAAATGCCTTGATTTCTGTGATTATTTTGATCCGAAAGTTGATGAGTACGAGAAGCTCATTACCAATAACCCCATTTTCCGCCGTCGGATCGAAGGTGTCGGTACAATTACTCGAGATGAAGCCATCAACTGGGGCTTATCCGGTCCCATGCTACGTGGCTCCGGTGTGAAGTGGGATCTACGCAAGGTTGACCATTACGAGTGTTATGACGACTTCGACTGGGATGTGCAGTGGGAAACAGCTGGTGATTGTTTCGCGCGCTATCTGGTTCGGATTCGTGAAATGCGTGAGTCGGTCAAGATCATTCGTCAAGCCCTTAAGGGAATGCCCGGTGGTCCTTTCGAAAATCTGGAAGCGAAGCGCATGCTGGAAGGGAAAAAGTCGGAATGGAATGGCTTTGACTATCAGTACATTGCTAAGAAGGTTGCTCCTACGTTCAAAATTCCTGAAGGGGAACATTATGTTCGTTTAGAAAGTGGCAAGGGTGAAGTGGGTATTTTCATTCAAGGCTCTAATAATGTTTTCCCGTGGCGTTGGAAGATTCGCTCTGCTGATTTTAATAATCTGCAGATTTTGCCTCACCTACTAAAGGGGGTGAAATTGGCGGATATTATGGCGATTCTCGGCAGTATTGATGTGATTATGGGTTCGGTTGACCGTTAG
- the rnc gene encoding ribonuclease III, with the protein MTSLPRFRDDQLFTQALTHSSYCNEHPEVTKDNERLEFLGDAVLKFVMGKLLFEQFPQLQEGELSRLRASLENNRYQLATFATDLGLDQLLRLGKGTEKVGARQNPEILSDVFEAVVGAYFLDAGIEATIAFVEKLVLPVAITLAAKPELVASQNAKGALQEWALAHIGELPEYKILAESGADHAKTFKVGVFIQGKRYGQGTAGSKKLAQKQAAQAALQVITKGKTPRSVHQVTDEDEGDRLTLLQQLAQQNTLQN; encoded by the coding sequence ATGACAAGCTTGCCTCGATTTCGAGATGATCAATTATTCACTCAAGCTTTAACCCATAGTTCGTATTGTAATGAGCACCCTGAGGTGACTAAGGATAATGAGCGTCTAGAGTTTCTTGGGGATGCGGTGTTGAAATTTGTCATGGGAAAGCTTTTATTTGAGCAGTTTCCGCAGTTGCAGGAAGGTGAACTGAGTCGTCTGCGGGCTAGTTTGGAAAATAATCGTTATCAGTTGGCAACTTTTGCGACGGATCTCGGTTTAGACCAATTATTACGATTGGGGAAGGGTACTGAAAAAGTTGGGGCTAGGCAAAATCCTGAAATTTTAAGTGATGTTTTTGAGGCGGTTGTCGGTGCTTATTTTCTTGATGCAGGCATTGAGGCGACGATCGCCTTTGTGGAAAAACTGGTATTACCGGTGGCGATTACACTGGCGGCAAAGCCTGAATTAGTGGCCTCTCAAAATGCCAAGGGCGCGTTACAGGAGTGGGCATTAGCCCATATTGGCGAGCTCCCAGAATACAAAATCTTGGCGGAATCAGGCGCAGACCATGCGAAAACGTTTAAGGTTGGTGTTTTTATTCAAGGCAAAAGGTACGGCCAAGGCACTGCAGGGTCAAAGAAGTTAGCTCAAAAGCAAGCGGCACAAGCGGCGCTCCAAGTCATTACCAAGGGAAAAACGCCACGTTCTGTGCATCAGGTGACAGATGAAGATGAAGGCGATCGCCTAACCTTGTTACAACAACTCGCCCAGCAAAACACTTTGCAAAACTAA